From a single Fulvivirga ulvae genomic region:
- a CDS encoding YfiR family protein, translated as MIKRKLVLIVGILLATSLNLSAQNYKAKFINAFTRYMDWPDRAKQGFFNIGVYGSFELYKEISEETMGRTVGSQNIVAINILKENQLELTKLHILVIGEKYCTPEQLNRITSKFSNSYTLIVTENNGILNGAGISFQNKGTTLGFKYNLGNIKNKGIAASGQFKSMGEEVN; from the coding sequence ATGATAAAAAGAAAGTTGGTTTTAATAGTGGGTATACTATTGGCCACCAGCCTCAACCTATCCGCACAGAATTACAAAGCAAAATTCATCAATGCCTTTACAAGGTATATGGACTGGCCTGATCGCGCCAAGCAGGGCTTTTTTAATATAGGCGTATACGGATCATTTGAACTCTACAAGGAGATCTCTGAGGAAACAATGGGGCGGACAGTTGGCAGCCAGAATATAGTAGCGATAAACATTTTGAAAGAAAACCAACTGGAACTTACCAAACTACACATACTCGTTATCGGAGAAAAATATTGTACGCCGGAACAATTAAACAGAATTACCTCGAAATTTTCCAACAGTTATACCCTGATAGTGACTGAAAATAATGGTATTCTGAACGGAGCAGGGATTAGCTTTCAAAATAAAGGCACCACACTAGGCTTTAAGTACAACCTTGGTAATATCAAAAATAAAGGAATAGCAGCCAGCGGGCAATTTAAGAGTATGGGGGAAGAGGTGAATTAA
- a CDS encoding SRPBCC family protein — MPIIILKTVIQAPIEICFDLSRSIDLHIESTSHTNEQAVAGKISGLIGLNEAVTWKARHFGVVQTLTTRITEYRSPWVFVDEMEEGIFKRFRHEHHFTNSGQLTIMTDIFDYESPFQLLGKLADLLLIKRYMTSLLKKRNQVIKVYAESNKWKGIIHL, encoded by the coding sequence ATGCCGATAATTATACTCAAAACTGTAATTCAGGCTCCCATAGAAATATGCTTTGATCTATCAAGAAGCATTGACCTTCATATTGAATCAACCAGCCATACCAACGAGCAGGCCGTTGCAGGGAAAATAAGCGGATTAATAGGTTTAAATGAGGCAGTTACATGGAAGGCCAGGCATTTTGGGGTTGTACAAACCTTAACTACGAGGATTACAGAATACCGGAGTCCCTGGGTGTTTGTTGATGAAATGGAAGAGGGGATCTTCAAAAGGTTCAGACATGAACATCATTTCACTAACTCGGGGCAGCTAACTATAATGACAGATATTTTTGATTATGAATCTCCATTCCAGCTGCTCGGAAAACTGGCAGATCTGCTACTCATCAAGCGATACATGACTTCTCTTCTTAAAAAAAGAAATCAGGTAATTAAGGTATATGCGGAAAGCAACAAATGGAAAGGTATTATCCATCTATGA
- a CDS encoding sulfurtransferase, which produces MMPLTVSPQWLQDNFEDPDLVLLDASTQDNKAGKQSDFDSLFIKGSRQLSLKAFSRETDLPSMLVSPEVFQEECRKLGISSTSKIVVYDNLGIYTSPRVWWMFRAMGHKDVAVLDGGLPAWVSQGFDTVHHPEKTTRTGNFAASYNAGLIAGIDQVIDNLSTRRSLVIDARSEGRFNGTTSEPRAGLKSGHIPHSVNIPFEKILNQGSFKSPEELKEIFTQIITENRPLIFSCGSGVTACIVMLACEMTCTNDKAVFDGSWTQWALTEGLPIEILGHG; this is translated from the coding sequence ATGATGCCTCTGACCGTTAGCCCACAATGGCTTCAAGACAATTTCGAAGATCCTGATCTTGTACTTCTTGATGCCAGCACCCAAGATAATAAAGCTGGAAAGCAAAGTGATTTTGACAGCCTATTCATTAAAGGCTCCAGGCAATTAAGCTTAAAAGCTTTCAGCAGGGAAACAGATCTGCCTTCGATGTTAGTTTCACCCGAGGTTTTCCAGGAAGAGTGTCGAAAGCTTGGTATTAGCAGTACCAGCAAAATTGTGGTATACGATAACCTGGGCATCTATACCAGCCCCAGGGTTTGGTGGATGTTCCGAGCAATGGGTCATAAAGATGTTGCCGTGCTGGATGGTGGATTGCCGGCCTGGGTCAGTCAGGGTTTTGACACCGTTCATCATCCGGAGAAAACCACCCGCACCGGAAACTTTGCTGCCAGCTATAACGCCGGTTTAATAGCCGGAATAGATCAGGTAATTGACAACCTCAGCACAAGAAGATCATTAGTTATTGATGCACGCTCTGAGGGAAGGTTTAATGGCACAACCTCCGAGCCCAGAGCAGGCCTGAAAAGCGGACACATCCCCCACTCTGTCAACATCCCTTTTGAAAAAATACTTAATCAGGGCAGCTTTAAGTCTCCTGAGGAACTAAAGGAGATCTTTACCCAAATTATTACCGAAAACAGGCCCCTGATCTTTTCCTGTGGCTCAGGGGTAACAGCCTGTATTGTAATGCTGGCTTGTGAAATGACATGCACAAATGACAAGGCTGTTTTCGATGGCTCATGGACTCAATGGGCTTTAACCGAAGGTTTACCCATTGAAATATTGGGGCACGGGTAA
- a CDS encoding LacI family DNA-binding transcriptional regulator, translating to MKNTQITIKDIAKELGISSSTVSRALKDHPNVSPETKKAVTDLAEKYNYQPNSIALSLRRSKSNTIGVIIPEIVHFFFSTVISGIEDIAYSAGYSVIVSQSNESYDREVMDTFALSKNRVDGILISMSRETTRYDHFETIHKRGLPIVFFDRVCDAINCSKVVVDDFDGAYQVTKHLIQQGYKRIAHLAGPESLILSKHRMDGYKKALKEHDMEFDESIILRGRAADNETLARELTTQLLNSDNPPDAMFAINDRAALGVMKAAKEKGLRIPQDFAIAGFSNWEFTAMTDPAITTVDQPGFKMGQEAAKLLIREIEAEEDEIIEPETRILKTDLIIRGSSVISA from the coding sequence ATGAAAAACACTCAGATTACTATTAAGGATATTGCAAAGGAACTTGGCATCAGTTCATCAACTGTTTCCAGAGCTCTGAAAGATCATCCCAATGTGAGTCCGGAAACGAAAAAAGCTGTTACTGACCTGGCCGAGAAGTATAACTATCAGCCAAACTCTATAGCTCTTAGTTTAAGAAGAAGCAAATCCAATACGATCGGAGTCATAATACCCGAAATCGTTCACTTCTTTTTCTCTACGGTGATCAGTGGTATTGAAGACATTGCATATAGTGCCGGCTACAGTGTCATTGTTTCACAATCAAACGAATCCTACGACCGGGAAGTCATGGATACATTTGCTCTATCAAAGAACCGGGTGGATGGCATACTGATCTCCATGTCGCGGGAAACCACCCGATATGACCATTTTGAAACTATACATAAGCGCGGTTTGCCTATTGTATTCTTTGATCGGGTATGTGATGCCATCAATTGTAGCAAAGTAGTTGTGGATGACTTTGACGGGGCTTATCAGGTTACCAAACATCTGATACAACAAGGGTATAAAAGAATAGCCCACCTGGCCGGCCCAGAAAGTCTGATACTTAGCAAGCATCGTATGGATGGCTACAAAAAGGCTCTCAAAGAACACGATATGGAGTTTGATGAGTCTATCATCTTACGTGGCCGCGCTGCAGATAACGAAACGCTGGCAAGAGAGCTAACCACTCAACTCCTGAACTCTGATAACCCACCGGATGCTATGTTTGCCATAAACGACAGGGCTGCACTGGGCGTAATGAAAGCTGCCAAGGAAAAAGGCCTCAGAATACCTCAGGACTTTGCCATTGCAGGTTTCAGCAACTGGGAATTTACCGCTATGACTGATCCGGCCATTACCACAGTAGACCAACCGGGCTTTAAAATGGGACAGGAAGCTGCAAAATTACTTATCCGGGAAATTGAAGCCGAAGAAGATGAAATAATCGAACCTGAAACCAGGATACTAAAGACTGACCTGATCATTCGAGGATCTTCAGTAATATCAGCTTAA
- a CDS encoding SusC/RagA family TonB-linked outer membrane protein, producing the protein MKHKLLLFFMVLSISTSVVCAQQQTISGKVTDAGDGLSLPGVNIIESGTNNGTVTDVDGNYSLKVASEATLIFSYVGYTTIEVPVNGRSVIDVPMEADVTQLAEVVVVGYGVQTKREVTGSIAKIEGEELTAISVPSFEAALQGKAAGVQVIQGSGMAGSGSMIRVRGIASLSAGGDPLYVVDGIPITQDYFLNGDRGAFNNNPLATINPNDIESVEILKDASAAAIYGSRGANGVILITTKRGRTGKPKFEFSTKVGISKPAREVDLLSSEEWLQLRQEAWENDGNVGLADLPGGITWEQARQTDTDWIDLVTQTGFKQEYNLSMTQGNEKLSSYVGVSYSNNESFLAGNSYERISGRVNLDYNIMDNLKASLTTTLSQGINNRVSGAWDGGLGAAMSDALPIYPVRNPDGTYFTAGNNPVRKQELVDWRTRENRSISTLALTYEPIEKLNLNVSGSLDYMDLQDDQFEPAEWTNTENISRQYPTWVTNYTMSATASYDYSLGENNKFTFLVGGEYQRSLTEKWNKIEAFGVSGPLYEDPSIPDRGLDGEGKPLSNPVYETAPDQIWSFISYFGRINYAYKDKLFLKGSARVDGSSRFGQNNRYGFFPSAGLGYVISEEDFFPKSSLVNFLKLKASWGITGNADIPNYQRWGTFQRREGNDGNPYNQEPIIFPVRLENPDLQWEVQRTYDFGFELGLFDDRVVAEVAYFDKNSTDVLIDRLVQVSTGFQRYFENIAEINNRGFEVGLKTRNLTGAFTWTTNINASHLENEVIDIGATPPDAIAGSGDTRVVEGMPVGVNFLNRFSRVDPENGLPIFLDKEGNETYEFNLDDRVPVGSVVPDWTGGITNSFTYKNFDLSVLFTFTIGGNIYDDSGKRQLGVVSDWNMRREIVDRWREPGDVAQFPRLTMEPTTYGGLASFWNLNTTQFLYDGTYGRIRNVTLGYNLPSELVSKLRLRSARVYFNGTNLVTFTKYPGADPEIVRDHNGRQGRNLSPNVTYLTAPQEKAFMLGINVGF; encoded by the coding sequence ATGAAACACAAATTACTACTGTTTTTTATGGTCCTTAGCATCTCAACCTCAGTGGTCTGCGCGCAACAACAGACTATATCAGGAAAGGTTACGGATGCCGGGGATGGCCTGAGCCTGCCGGGGGTCAATATTATTGAATCCGGTACCAACAATGGAACGGTTACCGATGTAGATGGTAACTATAGCTTAAAAGTGGCTTCGGAGGCTACGCTGATCTTCTCCTATGTAGGGTACACTACCATTGAGGTTCCTGTAAATGGAAGGTCAGTTATTGATGTACCCATGGAGGCTGATGTTACCCAGTTGGCCGAAGTTGTGGTAGTAGGGTATGGCGTGCAAACCAAAAGAGAGGTAACAGGCTCCATCGCGAAGATAGAAGGTGAGGAGCTTACGGCCATTTCAGTTCCCAGTTTTGAGGCAGCTTTGCAAGGTAAAGCCGCTGGTGTTCAGGTAATTCAGGGTAGTGGTATGGCTGGTTCCGGATCAATGATCCGCGTTAGAGGTATTGCATCACTAAGTGCCGGTGGTGATCCGCTTTACGTGGTTGATGGTATCCCCATAACCCAGGATTATTTTCTAAATGGTGATCGGGGAGCATTTAATAATAACCCTCTGGCTACCATTAACCCTAACGATATAGAGTCGGTCGAGATCTTAAAGGATGCCTCCGCAGCGGCTATATATGGATCAAGAGGAGCAAACGGAGTTATACTGATTACAACCAAAAGAGGAAGAACCGGCAAACCTAAATTTGAATTCAGTACGAAGGTGGGGATTTCAAAGCCAGCCAGAGAGGTTGATCTGCTTTCTTCTGAGGAGTGGCTGCAATTGCGACAAGAGGCTTGGGAAAATGACGGGAATGTAGGATTGGCTGACCTTCCCGGCGGAATTACCTGGGAGCAGGCCAGGCAAACAGATACAGATTGGATCGATCTTGTAACGCAGACTGGATTTAAACAAGAGTATAACCTCTCCATGACCCAGGGTAATGAAAAGCTGAGCTCCTATGTGGGTGTTTCCTATAGCAACAACGAAAGCTTTCTGGCAGGAAACAGCTATGAGAGAATCAGCGGAAGAGTTAACCTTGACTATAACATTATGGATAATCTGAAGGCCAGTTTGACTACTACACTGAGTCAGGGTATCAATAATAGAGTTAGCGGGGCGTGGGATGGAGGTTTAGGTGCCGCTATGTCAGACGCTTTGCCCATTTATCCGGTAAGGAATCCTGATGGTACCTACTTTACTGCCGGAAACAATCCGGTAAGAAAGCAGGAACTGGTTGATTGGAGAACCAGGGAAAACAGGTCTATTTCAACATTGGCATTGACATATGAGCCGATTGAAAAGCTGAACCTTAACGTATCCGGTAGTTTGGATTACATGGACCTCCAAGATGATCAGTTTGAGCCTGCCGAATGGACAAATACGGAAAACATTTCAAGACAGTACCCGACCTGGGTTACAAACTATACCATGTCAGCGACAGCTTCATATGATTATAGCCTAGGAGAGAATAATAAGTTTACCTTCCTGGTTGGAGGAGAATACCAACGTTCACTCACTGAAAAATGGAACAAAATAGAAGCGTTTGGCGTGAGCGGTCCACTCTACGAAGATCCTTCCATTCCGGACAGAGGTTTGGATGGCGAAGGCAAGCCATTGTCAAACCCGGTATATGAAACTGCCCCTGATCAGATCTGGTCTTTCATCAGTTACTTTGGCCGTATTAACTACGCTTACAAAGATAAGCTGTTCCTGAAAGGATCGGCCAGGGTTGATGGTTCTTCAAGGTTTGGGCAAAACAACAGGTATGGTTTCTTCCCCAGTGCCGGTTTAGGTTATGTAATTTCAGAAGAAGATTTCTTCCCCAAGAGTAGTCTGGTTAATTTCCTGAAACTTAAAGCAAGCTGGGGTATTACCGGAAACGCAGATATTCCAAACTATCAAAGGTGGGGTACTTTCCAGAGAAGGGAAGGTAATGATGGTAATCCTTATAACCAGGAGCCGATTATATTTCCTGTGAGGCTTGAAAATCCTGACTTACAGTGGGAGGTTCAAAGAACGTATGATTTTGGCTTTGAATTAGGCTTGTTTGATGACCGTGTTGTAGCCGAAGTGGCTTATTTTGATAAAAACTCTACCGATGTTTTAATAGACAGGCTGGTACAGGTGTCTACCGGTTTCCAAAGGTATTTCGAAAATATAGCTGAAATCAACAACAGAGGTTTTGAGGTAGGTTTAAAAACAAGAAATCTTACCGGTGCCTTTACCTGGACTACCAATATCAATGCTTCGCATCTTGAAAATGAGGTAATCGACATCGGGGCTACCCCTCCGGATGCCATTGCCGGATCCGGTGATACACGGGTGGTGGAAGGTATGCCTGTAGGTGTTAACTTCCTGAACAGGTTCTCACGAGTAGATCCTGAGAACGGACTACCAATATTCCTGGATAAAGAGGGAAATGAGACTTACGAGTTTAACCTTGATGACAGGGTGCCTGTAGGTAGTGTGGTGCCGGACTGGACCGGAGGTATTACCAACTCGTTTACCTACAAAAACTTTGACCTTAGCGTGCTTTTCACGTTTACCATTGGAGGTAACATCTATGATGATTCAGGTAAAAGACAATTGGGAGTAGTATCTGACTGGAACATGCGCAGAGAAATTGTTGACAGATGGAGAGAGCCAGGTGATGTTGCTCAATTCCCAAGATTGACTATGGAGCCCACCACCTATGGAGGGTTGGCAAGTTTCTGGAACCTGAACACTACACAATTCCTGTATGACGGTACCTATGGCCGTATCAGAAATGTAACCCTTGGATATAACCTGCCTTCAGAGCTGGTAAGTAAACTAAGACTGAGAAGCGCCAGAGTTTACTTCAACGGAACCAACCTCGTGACGTTCACCAAATACCCGGGAGCCGATCCTGAGATTGTGAGAGACCATAATGGCCGTCAGGGAAGGAACCTGAGTCCGAATGTGACCTATTTAACAGCTCCACAGGAGAAGGCTTTTATGCTTGGTATCAATGTGGGCTTTTAA
- a CDS encoding RagB/SusD family nutrient uptake outer membrane protein: MKIFKYIFLAVIITVSCDDLLEIEPKGEIIADEALQTPQDMQELLNSAYDALRGDGGDFFGGRVQSISEVMSDNIDGSQTNLNNADFRAYYNKTSTFFTGYTQNMFDEPHYVIYRANVLLKNLDLIEGLSEAEQARIGGEAKFLRAICYFELVRLFAQPYGFTSENTHLGVVLRTEPSAEAKNRNTVAEVYEQIVSDLSDAANSLPASNGVYADSWAAKAYLAKVHFFMHDYEAAFNMASDVLNNGPHAFNPDAEEFQVRYSPESTNEAIFKMVSNPNDHRGTQLSTHFRSDGDNPPTLRISRDMYEMATADANDLRGQEWYRIDNEGAENEAIFITKYDSVNYFDVPLMHVTELKLIRAEAGLELNTSVSINTAVDDINDIRARAGLAPVSSGVGQASLLNTVREEKRKELVTEGQRFHDLRRRGAAGESDLRIRNSAWDCPGMAIQFPDTEIAGAGGTDVFTPNIEGGC, translated from the coding sequence ATGAAAATATTTAAATACATATTCTTAGCTGTTATTATCACTGTATCGTGCGACGACCTTTTGGAGATAGAGCCAAAAGGAGAGATAATAGCTGATGAAGCATTGCAGACTCCCCAGGATATGCAGGAGCTTTTGAACTCTGCATATGACGCCCTGCGAGGTGACGGTGGAGATTTTTTTGGAGGAAGGGTACAGTCGATATCGGAAGTAATGTCTGATAATATCGATGGTAGCCAGACCAATCTGAATAACGCTGATTTCAGAGCATACTATAACAAAACCAGTACATTTTTTACCGGCTACACTCAAAATATGTTTGATGAGCCACATTATGTGATCTACCGTGCCAACGTGTTGCTTAAAAATCTGGATTTGATCGAAGGTTTATCTGAGGCCGAGCAGGCCAGGATAGGAGGGGAAGCTAAATTCCTGAGAGCCATTTGCTATTTTGAGTTGGTCAGATTGTTTGCCCAACCTTATGGATTCACATCTGAGAATACACACCTTGGCGTGGTGCTGCGTACAGAACCTTCTGCCGAAGCAAAAAACAGAAATACAGTGGCAGAGGTTTATGAGCAGATTGTGAGTGACTTGTCTGATGCGGCGAACTCACTTCCTGCTTCAAACGGAGTTTATGCAGACTCCTGGGCAGCCAAGGCTTACTTAGCCAAGGTTCATTTCTTCATGCACGATTATGAAGCAGCCTTCAATATGGCAAGTGATGTGCTTAACAACGGCCCTCATGCTTTCAATCCGGATGCAGAAGAATTTCAGGTCCGTTATTCTCCTGAAAGTACTAACGAAGCCATTTTTAAAATGGTCAGCAACCCTAATGACCACAGGGGTACACAACTTTCAACACACTTCAGATCTGATGGGGATAACCCTCCAACCTTAAGGATCTCCAGAGACATGTATGAAATGGCTACAGCTGACGCTAATGATCTGAGAGGGCAAGAGTGGTACCGGATAGATAATGAAGGTGCAGAGAACGAGGCTATATTCATTACTAAATATGACAGTGTAAATTACTTCGATGTGCCACTTATGCATGTAACCGAGCTTAAACTGATAAGAGCAGAGGCAGGCCTTGAATTAAATACGTCAGTATCAATAAACACAGCCGTTGATGATATCAATGATATCAGAGCCAGAGCTGGTTTAGCACCTGTATCGAGCGGTGTAGGCCAGGCTTCATTACTAAACACAGTGAGGGAGGAGAAAAGAAAAGAATTGGTGACAGAAGGACAAAGGTTCCATGATTTGCGACGCAGAGGTGCAGCCGGAGAAAGTGATCTCAGGATCAGAAATTCTGCATGGGATTGTCCGGGTATGGCTATACAGTTCCCAGATACTGAAATAGCCGGTGCAGGAGGTACAGATGTTTTCACGCCAAACATTGAAGGAGGCTGCTAA
- a CDS encoding DUF5004 domain-containing protein, with protein MMKKTFINIALLVFGSLLATGCIEEYGGVGEPVDKVNELAGTWKLASVIQVDEDAVRKGFPAFVQTMDITEIFNYTDYTMNLEVSDGDPSGFTIDRGNSPAIIGITSGQWTLDNLQAPTQIIFADSEALEFESYLELREGVLNLKFTRYQTNSKGEKSAFLSYRYRFIKQ; from the coding sequence ATGATGAAAAAGACATTTATAAATATTGCACTCCTGGTATTTGGCAGCTTGCTTGCCACTGGGTGTATTGAAGAATATGGTGGAGTTGGAGAGCCTGTAGATAAGGTAAATGAACTGGCTGGTACATGGAAGCTGGCTTCGGTAATTCAGGTTGATGAGGATGCTGTAAGAAAAGGTTTTCCGGCTTTTGTTCAGACCATGGACATTACGGAGATATTTAATTACACTGACTATACCATGAACCTGGAAGTTAGTGACGGAGATCCTTCAGGCTTTACGATCGACCGTGGAAATTCTCCGGCGATTATAGGGATTACTTCCGGGCAATGGACGCTGGATAACTTGCAAGCGCCAACTCAGATCATATTTGCAGATAGCGAGGCGCTTGAGTTTGAAAGTTATCTGGAATTGAGGGAAGGAGTACTGAACCTGAAGTTTACAAGGTATCAAACCAACAGCAAAGGTGAGAAAAGTGCCTTTTTGAGCTACAGATATCGATTTATCAAACAATAA
- a CDS encoding DUF4961 domain-containing protein, translating to MMMKNILKILLLALLPLAGNAQTVTTSPAVFTAEDEVTITVDVSGTSLAGHAGDVWIWAWIAEGCSTNCDAPTNIDPAGGENTEDAKVTRDETNPNVYRITFTPVDFFGKAPSEIGKIGLKLKSQSWGDGKQSDNDLTVAVQPLIFIPTENRTFPVKFTGEDVVTLFFDQNLTGSSDMKSVTEIYAYLFVSGQNADGTDFLDVPKAQWSDVGSTPELKLTDRGDGIYSLSLIPEVFFDVTEGATITKIGYIFRNAEGTVQSDTFEAFPLTEE from the coding sequence ATGATGATGAAGAACATATTAAAAATTTTATTGCTTGCTTTATTGCCTCTGGCAGGGAATGCTCAAACCGTGACGACAAGTCCGGCAGTATTTACTGCGGAGGATGAAGTAACAATTACCGTTGACGTATCGGGCACAAGTCTGGCTGGCCATGCCGGAGATGTTTGGATTTGGGCCTGGATTGCCGAAGGCTGCTCAACAAACTGTGACGCACCTACAAATATAGATCCTGCAGGCGGAGAGAATACGGAAGATGCAAAGGTAACGAGAGATGAGACTAACCCTAACGTTTATAGAATTACATTCACCCCTGTAGATTTCTTTGGAAAGGCACCTTCTGAAATAGGAAAGATAGGCCTGAAACTAAAGAGCCAAAGTTGGGGAGACGGTAAACAGTCGGATAATGATTTGACAGTGGCAGTGCAGCCTTTAATATTCATACCAACTGAAAACCGAACCTTTCCGGTAAAGTTTACAGGTGAAGATGTGGTGACATTGTTTTTTGATCAGAACCTTACAGGTAGTTCTGATATGAAGTCAGTCACTGAGATCTATGCATATCTTTTTGTAAGCGGCCAGAATGCGGATGGAACTGATTTTCTGGACGTGCCCAAAGCACAGTGGTCAGATGTCGGTTCTACCCCTGAATTGAAACTTACCGATAGGGGAGACGGCATATACTCCTTATCACTCATACCGGAAGTATTCTTTGATGTCACTGAAGGAGCCACAATAACCAAAATTGGCTACATATTCAGAAATGCAGAAGGCACTGTTCAAAGTGATACATTTGAGGCTTTTCCTTTAACAGAAGAATAA
- a CDS encoding SusE domain-containing protein has product MKNIYLILIAVFVAFSCEQEEFEGSGLESLRDFELSPVSGARIELSSVAPDEEVVISWNEARSGFNSTVNYTWLVDEVGGDFSFPLLSLPSDNDGTATKISLTNEEFDQALAALGLNIGEEIEVQWTVSATNGDLTKVAEANTITVRRYVDAISPFDLLSPTDESTQNLDIAASLSEVKFEWDSAFSGLGNDVVYTWQAILPDGDFSSPDLEFNSNVDGKENYLALTHQLLEDTLAYFGVEEGKSTTIQWKVLAQSGDLLLESNQTFSLTIRRFVNITELYLVGGSTSAGWNEFAAVPFRLIPGSSTEFEIYEYITVAGDGFKFLPTLGTYTGDIGKKPGEEGIWIEEGEENVTVASDGFYRVVFDAANGTYSVTEIGWAIIGSGTPNDWNDPDTDMEHSGAKGDYKWTIDVTLVDGELKFRANDGWDINFGDDANDGSMEYGGANIPVSGGTYTITLDLDPVNGYSYSIN; this is encoded by the coding sequence ATGAAAAATATATATCTAATACTTATAGCAGTTTTTGTTGCTTTTTCATGCGAGCAGGAAGAATTTGAAGGCTCAGGCCTGGAGAGTCTGCGCGATTTTGAATTGAGCCCTGTTTCCGGGGCACGAATAGAGTTGAGTTCGGTGGCTCCTGATGAGGAAGTGGTAATTAGCTGGAACGAAGCCAGAAGTGGATTTAACTCAACAGTAAACTATACCTGGTTAGTTGATGAAGTAGGGGGAGATTTTAGCTTTCCGCTGCTTTCACTTCCGTCTGATAATGATGGCACGGCCACAAAAATTTCACTGACCAATGAAGAGTTTGATCAGGCTTTGGCAGCATTGGGATTGAACATTGGTGAGGAGATCGAGGTGCAATGGACAGTATCAGCAACCAATGGGGACTTAACTAAGGTAGCTGAGGCAAATACCATTACGGTTAGGCGGTATGTGGATGCTATCTCTCCATTTGACTTGTTATCACCGACGGATGAGTCAACCCAAAACCTGGATATAGCTGCCTCACTTTCTGAGGTTAAATTTGAATGGGATAGTGCCTTTTCAGGATTAGGGAATGATGTGGTTTATACATGGCAGGCTATATTGCCAGATGGTGATTTTTCGAGTCCTGATTTAGAGTTTAATTCGAATGTTGACGGGAAGGAGAATTACCTTGCTTTAACACATCAATTATTAGAAGATACACTTGCTTACTTTGGAGTTGAGGAAGGAAAGAGCACTACAATTCAATGGAAAGTCTTAGCACAATCTGGTGATTTGTTACTGGAATCGAATCAAACCTTCTCCTTAACGATTAGGAGATTTGTGAATATCACCGAGCTTTATCTTGTCGGAGGCTCAACTTCTGCCGGATGGAATGAATTTGCGGCTGTACCATTTAGATTAATCCCGGGATCATCGACTGAATTTGAGATATATGAATATATAACTGTAGCTGGTGACGGCTTTAAATTTTTGCCAACACTTGGAACTTATACGGGAGACATAGGTAAGAAGCCTGGTGAGGAAGGTATATGGATAGAGGAAGGAGAAGAAAACGTAACGGTTGCTTCTGATGGATTCTATAGAGTAGTATTTGATGCTGCCAACGGAACTTATTCAGTGACCGAGATAGGTTGGGCCATTATAGGCAGTGGTACACCAAATGATTGGAATGATCCAGATACAGATATGGAGCATTCGGGAGCGAAAGGAGATTATAAATGGACCATTGATGTAACTCTTGTTGATGGAGAGTTAAAATTTAGAGCTAATGATGGTTGGGATATTAATTTTGGTGATGATGCTAATGATGGCTCAATGGAATATGGAGGCGCAAATATCCCGGTTTCTGGAGGCACGTATACCATTACACTAGACTTGGATCCTGTTAATGGATATTCTTACAGTATAAATTAA